A region of Pyxidicoccus trucidator DNA encodes the following proteins:
- a CDS encoding cytochrome P450, translated as MSTTATRTPDTTAPRIAPGPRGHLLMGVLPEARRDVLGMLLGSARQYGDVVRYKLGPMTSHLIAHPDGVRHVLQEHVGNYTKDHLSYRLVSRVAGNGLLTSQGSFWLRQRRLAQPAFHRQRISAMADGMTRATAEMLERWAAHAERGEPVGVMEEMSRLALTIVGEALFGTAVGDLAAVVGPAFNVLSEQTTTRFRTLRLLPPVLPTRYDREFRAASRALQGAVMGLISERRRSGEDRGDLLSMFMLTRDEETGETMNDAQLRDEVLTMLVAGHETTATTLSWVWALLDQHPHVEAKLHAELDAVLGGRLPTAGDVPRLGYTRMVVEEAMRLYPPAYVYSRAVKEDDVIGGFRIPGGTLVDLSPYVTHRHPDFWERPEEFLPERFSPEASAQRPRYAYFPFSGGPRQCIGNGFAMMEAQLILATVAQRYRPRCVPGHVLTPEPLITLRPKGGLPMLLERRAPGRNAPSSAA; from the coding sequence ATGTCGACCACCGCGACGCGAACGCCGGACACCACCGCTCCCCGTATCGCCCCGGGTCCCCGGGGCCACCTGCTGATGGGCGTGCTGCCCGAGGCGCGCCGGGACGTGCTCGGCATGCTGCTGGGGTCGGCGCGCCAGTACGGAGACGTGGTCCGCTACAAGCTGGGCCCCATGACGTCGCACCTCATCGCCCATCCGGATGGGGTGCGCCACGTGCTGCAGGAGCACGTGGGCAACTACACCAAGGACCACCTGTCGTACCGGCTGGTGAGCCGCGTCGCCGGCAACGGGCTGCTGACGAGTCAGGGCTCCTTCTGGCTGCGGCAGCGGCGGCTGGCCCAGCCCGCCTTCCACCGGCAGCGCATCTCCGCCATGGCCGACGGGATGACCCGGGCGACGGCGGAGATGCTGGAGCGCTGGGCGGCGCACGCCGAGCGAGGGGAGCCCGTGGGGGTGATGGAGGAGATGAGTCGGCTGGCGCTGACCATCGTCGGGGAGGCCCTCTTCGGGACGGCGGTGGGGGACCTGGCGGCGGTGGTGGGGCCCGCGTTCAACGTGCTGAGCGAGCAGACCACCACCCGCTTCCGCACGCTGCGCCTGCTGCCGCCGGTGCTGCCCACCCGCTATGACCGCGAGTTCCGTGCCGCGAGCCGGGCGCTCCAGGGCGCCGTCATGGGCCTCATCTCGGAGCGGCGCCGGAGCGGCGAGGACCGGGGCGACCTGCTCTCCATGTTCATGCTGACGCGGGACGAGGAGACGGGCGAGACGATGAACGACGCGCAGCTGCGCGACGAGGTGCTCACCATGCTGGTGGCGGGCCACGAGACGACGGCCACGACGCTGAGCTGGGTGTGGGCGCTGCTCGACCAGCACCCGCACGTGGAGGCGAAGCTGCACGCCGAGCTGGACGCGGTGCTGGGCGGGCGCCTGCCCACGGCAGGGGACGTGCCCCGGCTGGGCTACACGCGCATGGTGGTGGAGGAGGCGATGCGGCTCTACCCGCCGGCCTACGTCTACAGCCGGGCGGTGAAGGAGGACGACGTCATCGGCGGCTTCCGGATTCCCGGAGGCACCCTGGTGGACCTCAGCCCCTACGTCACCCACCGCCACCCGGACTTCTGGGAGCGCCCCGAGGAGTTCCTCCCAGAGCGCTTCTCGCCGGAGGCCTCCGCGCAGCGCCCACGCTACGCGTACTTCCCCTTCAGCGGCGGGCCGCGCCAGTGCATCGGCAACGGCTTCGCGATGATGGAGGCGCAGCTCATCCTCGCCACCGTGGCCCAGCGCTACCGGCCGAGGTGTGTCCCGGGCCACGTGCTGACGCCCGAGCCGCTCATCACCCTGCGCCCCAAGGGAGGCCTGCCCATGCTCCTGGAGCGGCGTGCTCCCGGAAGGAATGCTCCTTCCAGCGCGGCGTGA
- a CDS encoding AraC family transcriptional regulator, whose amino-acid sequence MLLRPMRPQALQSSVFRTLFRVGESLGISRARLLEATGEPEERLAAPDTRVPYEALRRVWELLVSEGGAQPLGVRLAESLEPTHFGLVGYVLVNSPDLRTAMRRHCRVYTLVDPRTEWLTHDTPTGMRAELRLHPEDAWAKSLRHPTEGLLLGIVATGRALTGTHWSPRRVRFAHPRHAASQAVEDFLGAPVEYEAGAYVMEADEPIPSLPIRHADIDLGNLLHARAEAALADAHAAERRAWKERVSAVLAAQPRTGELGPADVASRLAVSERTLQRRLREEGASFAGLEDEVRRERAFQLLRDGQLAQFEIAFLLGFSDPSAFTRAFRRWSGETPQGWQKAHAASAS is encoded by the coding sequence ATGCTCCTCCGTCCGATGCGTCCACAGGCGCTCCAGTCCTCCGTCTTCCGCACGTTGTTCCGCGTCGGTGAGTCGCTCGGCATCTCCCGGGCGCGCCTGCTGGAGGCCACCGGCGAGCCGGAGGAGCGGCTGGCGGCCCCGGACACCCGCGTGCCCTACGAGGCGCTGCGCCGCGTGTGGGAGCTGCTCGTCTCCGAGGGTGGCGCACAGCCGCTCGGAGTGCGGCTGGCGGAGTCCCTGGAGCCCACCCACTTCGGTCTGGTGGGGTACGTGCTCGTCAACAGCCCCGACCTGCGCACGGCCATGCGCCGCCACTGCCGCGTCTACACCCTGGTGGACCCGCGCACCGAGTGGCTCACCCACGACACGCCCACCGGAATGCGCGCGGAGCTGCGGCTGCACCCGGAGGACGCCTGGGCGAAGTCCCTGCGCCACCCCACCGAAGGGCTGCTGCTGGGAATCGTGGCCACGGGCCGTGCCCTCACCGGGACGCACTGGAGCCCCCGGAGGGTCCGCTTCGCGCACCCGCGCCATGCGGCCTCCCAGGCCGTGGAGGACTTCCTCGGAGCCCCCGTGGAGTACGAGGCGGGCGCCTACGTCATGGAGGCGGATGAGCCCATCCCCTCGCTTCCCATCCGCCACGCCGACATCGACCTGGGCAACCTCCTCCACGCCCGCGCCGAGGCCGCCCTGGCCGATGCCCACGCCGCCGAGCGCCGCGCCTGGAAGGAACGCGTCAGCGCGGTGCTGGCGGCCCAGCCCCGCACCGGCGAGCTCGGCCCGGCGGACGTGGCCTCACGGCTCGCGGTGAGCGAGCGGACCCTCCAGCGCCGCCTGCGTGAGGAGGGAGCCTCCTTCGCCGGGCTCGAGGATGAGGTGCGCCGCGAGCGCGCCTTCCAGCTTCTGCGCGACGGGCAGCTCGCCCAGTTCGAGATTGCCTTCCTGCTCGGCTTCAGCGACCCGAGCGCCTTCACCCGCGCCTTCCGCCGCTGGAGCGGTGAGACGCCGCAGGGCTGGCAGAAGGCTCATGCCGCCTCGGCGTCCTGA
- a CDS encoding zinc metalloprotease, giving the protein MKGFSRFGVLGACFLATACVSKEEPTPAPTETETPAQEQSLSKTKVAGERCGTRPLTDVEEQQVKSHLSKFSAAMAEKKPGGGGGGASVTGGTINVYFHVINQGSGVSNGDLTAAMITDQMNVLNDAYRAWGWQFNLVTTTRTNNSTWFNTCDVVSVETAMKTALRQGTADDLNIYSCNPGGGLLGWATFPNWYAGAPKDDGVVLLFASVPGGSAAPYNLGDTATHEVGHWMGLYHTFQGGCAKTGDSVSDTPSERSAAFGCPTGRDTCNGTGVDPITNFMDYTDDSCMDRFSAGQDTRMDEMFSAYRYNK; this is encoded by the coding sequence ATGAAGGGTTTCTCCCGATTCGGTGTGCTGGGTGCGTGTTTTCTCGCGACGGCTTGTGTCTCGAAGGAGGAGCCGACGCCGGCACCGACGGAGACGGAGACTCCCGCGCAGGAGCAGAGCCTCTCCAAGACGAAGGTCGCCGGCGAGCGCTGCGGCACGCGTCCGCTGACGGACGTGGAGGAGCAGCAGGTCAAGTCGCACCTGTCGAAGTTCTCCGCGGCCATGGCGGAGAAGAAGCCGGGCGGTGGTGGCGGCGGCGCGTCGGTGACGGGGGGCACCATCAACGTGTACTTCCACGTCATCAACCAGGGCAGCGGCGTGTCCAACGGTGACCTGACGGCGGCGATGATCACCGACCAGATGAACGTGCTGAACGACGCCTACCGGGCGTGGGGCTGGCAGTTCAACCTGGTGACGACGACGCGCACCAACAACAGCACCTGGTTCAACACCTGCGACGTCGTCTCGGTGGAGACGGCGATGAAGACGGCGCTCCGCCAGGGCACGGCGGACGACCTGAACATCTACAGCTGCAACCCGGGGGGCGGCCTGCTGGGCTGGGCGACCTTCCCCAACTGGTACGCCGGCGCGCCCAAGGATGACGGCGTGGTGCTGCTCTTCGCGTCGGTGCCGGGCGGCTCGGCGGCCCCGTACAACCTGGGCGACACGGCCACCCACGAGGTCGGCCACTGGATGGGCCTGTACCACACGTTCCAGGGCGGCTGCGCCAAGACGGGCGACTCCGTGAGTGACACGCCCTCCGAGCGGAGCGCCGCGTTCGGCTGCCCCACCGGCCGCGACACGTGCAACGGCACGGGCGTGGACCCCATCACCAACTTCATGGACTACACCGACGACTCCTGCATGGACCGCTTCTCGGCGGGCCAGGACACGCGCATGGACGAGATGTTCAGCGCGTACCGCTACAACAAGTAG
- a CDS encoding AzlC family ABC transporter permease — protein MATVERALVRDVAAIAAAAGVVGVSFGAIAVAAGVSVWLASLMSVLVFAGGSQFMVVGVVAGGGSPVAAVLAGLLLNARHLPFGLVVSDVLGRTWPLRLLGSHLMVDESVAFALAQKDPARRRAAYWLCGGTLFVAWNVGVLVGALAGRALGDPDALGLDAAFPAAMFALLLPSLRASPEEKAPAEGGQDATGAAAPRSGNAAAMARRVALVGALIALVTTPVLPAGLPVLLALLGVAVALR, from the coding sequence ATGGCCACTGTCGAGCGCGCCCTGGTCCGTGATGTCGCAGCCATCGCCGCGGCGGCGGGCGTGGTGGGCGTGTCGTTCGGCGCCATCGCGGTGGCGGCGGGCGTGTCCGTCTGGCTCGCCTCGCTGATGTCGGTGCTGGTCTTCGCGGGCGGCTCGCAGTTCATGGTGGTGGGCGTGGTGGCTGGCGGTGGAAGCCCGGTGGCCGCGGTGCTCGCCGGGCTGTTGCTGAATGCGCGGCACCTGCCGTTCGGCCTGGTGGTCTCCGACGTGCTGGGGAGGACGTGGCCGCTGCGGTTGCTCGGCTCACACCTGATGGTGGACGAGTCGGTGGCCTTCGCCCTGGCGCAGAAGGACCCGGCCCGGCGGCGCGCCGCGTACTGGCTCTGTGGCGGGACGCTGTTCGTGGCGTGGAACGTCGGCGTGCTCGTGGGCGCGCTGGCGGGGCGGGCGCTGGGGGACCCGGATGCGCTGGGGCTGGATGCCGCGTTTCCGGCCGCGATGTTCGCGTTGCTGCTGCCCTCGCTGAGGGCTTCACCCGAGGAGAAGGCTCCGGCGGAGGGTGGCCAGGACGCGACGGGAGCGGCGGCGCCGAGGTCGGGGAATGCGGCGGCCATGGCACGCCGGGTGGCGCTCGTGGGCGCGCTCATCGCGCTGGTCACCACGCCCGTGCTTCCCGCTGGACTGCCGGTGCTCCTGGCGTTGCTCGGCGTGGCGGTGGCCCTGCGATGA
- a CDS encoding nucleoside hydrolase, which translates to MQDLLFDMETSDPDDALTLCLLATHPDVALRAVTVTPGSRAQVGLVRHLLSRAGRSDVPVGARNPGAERDSVSGFHTVWLGALSPAEPDALAHEVLAVTLAKYPDAALLTGAPLQNLRLLLQEHPEARVSRWVAQGGFAGDNVVPPEHRLPKFAGRRTCPTFNFNGDPKGALLALSTDRIGSRDLVSKNVTHGVAYDVAFHERMRPHRDATAGLALVFEAMERYLREKPEGKLLHDPIAACAAIDRDLITWAQVDMVRERGEWGAELAPGSRTSISVALDRESFFQTFVRARPR; encoded by the coding sequence ATGCAAGACCTTCTCTTCGACATGGAGACGAGCGACCCGGATGACGCGCTCACCCTCTGCCTGCTGGCCACCCATCCGGACGTGGCGCTGCGCGCGGTAACGGTGACGCCCGGCTCCCGGGCGCAGGTCGGCCTGGTGCGCCATCTGCTCTCGCGCGCGGGCAGGAGTGATGTGCCGGTGGGCGCGCGCAACCCGGGCGCGGAGCGCGACAGTGTCTCGGGCTTCCACACGGTGTGGCTCGGAGCGCTGTCGCCCGCCGAGCCGGATGCGCTGGCACACGAGGTGCTGGCCGTCACGCTCGCGAAGTACCCGGACGCGGCCCTGCTCACGGGCGCGCCGCTCCAGAACCTGCGGCTGCTGCTCCAGGAGCACCCCGAAGCGCGGGTGTCCCGCTGGGTGGCCCAGGGCGGCTTCGCGGGTGACAACGTGGTGCCGCCGGAGCACCGGCTCCCGAAGTTCGCGGGCCGCCGCACCTGCCCCACGTTCAACTTCAATGGCGACCCCAAGGGGGCACTGCTCGCGCTGTCCACGGACCGCATCGGCTCGCGAGACCTGGTGTCCAAGAACGTCACCCACGGCGTGGCCTACGACGTTGCCTTTCACGAGCGGATGCGCCCCCACCGGGACGCGACGGCCGGCCTCGCGCTCGTGTTCGAGGCCATGGAGCGCTACCTGCGAGAGAAGCCGGAAGGCAAGCTGCTGCATGACCCCATCGCGGCGTGCGCGGCCATCGACCGGGACCTCATCACCTGGGCGCAAGTCGACATGGTGCGCGAGCGCGGGGAGTGGGGCGCGGAGCTGGCGCCGGGCTCACGCACCTCCATCTCCGTGGCGCTCGACAGGGAGTCCTTCTTCCAGACCTTCGTTCGCGCCCGGCCCCGCTGA
- a CDS encoding sigma-54-dependent transcriptional regulator, whose protein sequence is MPASVLIVDDEKNILLTLSQSLQLAGYQTHLASSGQVALDVVSARPVDAVLMDVKMPDMDGLSALARLTELRPELPVIMMSGHGTIDTAVKATQLGARDFLEKPIARERMLVALRNVLKHQAAMEELQELRAQLGRYDMVGSGPAMQRIFSLIQRTAPSEGRVLITGENGTGKELIARALHQNSRRKGQPFVKLNCAAVPHDLIESELFGHEKGAFTGAVSVRRGKFELAHEGTLFLDEIGDMPPAMQSKLLRVLQEGELERVGGAETLKVDVRVIAATNKNLEKEIAAGRFREDLYYRINVVQIHSPPLRERREDLPDLINTFLNEACAKNGRRPLTLSPDALAVMSAYDYPGNVRELRNLVERLAILCEGPLVTRTDALELLPRGRALMPAAPASEGAPSNVTALPSPGSEAALAVAATVPAPALGAPAVSMPLAAAPAQVGFRPRADRTFRDQVEDAERDIIQYVLAHTHDNVTEAARLLDLERGHFYKKMKALGLRRGQSES, encoded by the coding sequence ATGCCCGCCTCCGTCCTCATCGTCGATGACGAAAAGAACATCCTCCTCACCCTGAGCCAGTCGCTGCAGCTGGCGGGGTACCAGACGCACCTGGCCAGCAGCGGGCAGGTGGCGCTGGACGTGGTGAGCGCGCGCCCGGTGGACGCGGTGTTGATGGACGTGAAGATGCCGGACATGGACGGCCTGTCGGCGCTGGCGCGGCTGACGGAGCTGCGGCCGGAGCTGCCCGTCATCATGATGTCCGGGCACGGCACGATTGACACGGCGGTGAAGGCGACGCAGCTGGGGGCGCGGGACTTCCTGGAGAAGCCCATCGCCCGCGAGCGGATGCTGGTGGCGCTGCGCAACGTGCTCAAGCACCAGGCGGCGATGGAGGAGTTGCAGGAGCTGCGGGCGCAGCTCGGGCGCTACGACATGGTGGGCAGCGGCCCGGCCATGCAGCGCATCTTCTCGCTCATCCAGCGCACGGCGCCCTCGGAGGGGCGGGTGCTGATTACCGGGGAGAACGGCACGGGCAAGGAGCTCATCGCCCGGGCGCTGCACCAGAACTCGCGGCGCAAGGGCCAGCCCTTCGTGAAGCTCAACTGCGCGGCGGTGCCGCATGACCTCATCGAGAGCGAGCTGTTCGGCCACGAGAAGGGCGCCTTCACCGGCGCGGTGAGCGTGCGCCGGGGCAAGTTCGAGCTGGCGCACGAGGGCACGCTCTTCCTGGACGAGATTGGCGACATGCCGCCGGCGATGCAGTCCAAGCTGTTGCGCGTCTTGCAGGAGGGCGAGTTGGAGCGCGTGGGCGGCGCGGAGACACTCAAGGTGGACGTTCGCGTCATCGCGGCGACGAACAAGAACCTCGAGAAGGAGATTGCCGCCGGGCGCTTCCGCGAAGACCTGTACTACCGCATCAACGTCGTCCAGATTCACTCGCCGCCCCTGCGCGAGCGACGTGAGGACCTGCCGGACCTCATCAACACCTTCTTGAACGAGGCCTGCGCGAAGAACGGGCGCCGGCCGCTGACGCTGTCCCCCGACGCGCTCGCGGTGATGAGCGCCTACGACTACCCCGGCAACGTGCGCGAATTGCGCAACCTGGTGGAGCGGCTGGCGATTCTCTGCGAGGGGCCGCTCGTCACCCGGACGGACGCGCTGGAGCTGCTGCCCCGGGGCCGGGCGCTGATGCCCGCCGCGCCCGCTTCCGAGGGGGCGCCCTCGAATGTCACCGCCCTGCCCTCCCCTGGCTCGGAGGCGGCGCTCGCGGTGGCCGCCACGGTGCCCGCGCCGGCACTGGGGGCTCCGGCAGTGTCGATGCCCCTGGCAGCGGCTCCCGCGCAGGTGGGCTTCCGGCCTCGCGCGGACCGCACCTTCCGCGACCAGGTGGAGGACGCGGAGCGGGACATCATCCAGTACGTGCTCGCGCACACGCACGACAACGTCACCGAGGCCGCGCGACTGCTCGACCTGGAGCGTGGGCACTTCTACAAGAAGATGAAGGCGCTGGGCCTGCGGCGGGGACAGTCAGAGTCGTAG
- a CDS encoding OmpA family protein yields the protein MRRITLWAGLSLALAVLTGCPPSYPNCKDDSTCTEKGEVCVQGTCQECATDANCKEGFTCQANKCAPKPPECTTDGACGEGRICEAGKCAEAQCKDDSACPGGGKCQAGRCQVPSDTCSANTDCGEGQECQAGKCVTASASRCDWSPVRFGFNESSLSSEAQQRLADLAQCMKTGQQGALTLAGHADERGTEEYNLQLSNRRAASVKRYLTDLGVSGNQVKTVGYGETRPVANASSEESWSENRRVEFQR from the coding sequence ATGCGTCGGATTACCCTTTGGGCGGGGCTCTCCCTCGCCTTGGCCGTGCTGACCGGCTGCCCCCCTTCGTACCCCAACTGCAAGGACGACTCGACCTGCACCGAGAAGGGCGAGGTCTGCGTCCAGGGTACCTGCCAGGAGTGCGCCACCGACGCCAACTGCAAGGAGGGCTTCACCTGCCAGGCCAACAAGTGCGCCCCCAAGCCGCCGGAGTGCACGACGGACGGCGCCTGTGGCGAGGGCCGCATCTGCGAGGCCGGCAAGTGCGCCGAGGCCCAGTGCAAGGACGACTCGGCGTGCCCCGGTGGTGGCAAGTGCCAGGCCGGCCGCTGCCAGGTGCCGTCGGACACCTGCTCCGCCAACACCGACTGCGGTGAGGGCCAGGAGTGCCAGGCCGGCAAGTGCGTGACGGCCTCCGCGAGCCGCTGCGACTGGAGCCCCGTCCGTTTCGGCTTCAACGAGTCTTCGCTGTCCTCCGAGGCCCAGCAGCGCCTGGCCGACCTGGCCCAGTGCATGAAGACGGGTCAGCAGGGCGCCCTCACGCTTGCCGGGCATGCGGACGAGCGCGGCACGGAGGAGTACAACCTCCAGCTCTCCAACCGCCGCGCCGCCTCGGTGAAGCGGTACCTGACGGACCTGGGCGTCTCCGGCAACCAGGTCAAGACGGTGGGCTATGGTGAGACCCGTCCCGTCGCCAACGCGTCGAGCGAGGAGTCGTGGTCGGAGAATCGCCGCGTGGAGTTCCAGCGGTAG
- a CDS encoding chemotaxis protein CheW yields the protein MAVHEPEARQSYLVFACGSSWYAVPAESAAEVVTFPELTRVPGSPAHLLGVFAHRGEVIPVVDMGLLVGGASQSSRRAVLVRLPRGTLALTASTVAGVSPVTGTLDPLGPTGVHVHLRGPAKSGPRDVAVIDPEGLFDHLSQGA from the coding sequence ATGGCCGTCCACGAGCCGGAAGCGCGTCAGTCCTATCTAGTCTTCGCCTGCGGTAGCAGCTGGTACGCGGTGCCCGCGGAGAGCGCGGCGGAGGTCGTCACCTTCCCCGAGCTCACGCGGGTGCCCGGCTCTCCGGCCCACCTGCTCGGCGTGTTCGCCCACCGGGGAGAAGTCATCCCGGTGGTGGACATGGGCCTGCTGGTGGGCGGTGCCAGTCAGTCGTCCCGACGGGCGGTGCTGGTGCGGCTCCCGCGCGGCACCCTTGCCCTCACGGCCAGCACGGTGGCCGGCGTCTCCCCGGTGACGGGCACGCTGGACCCGCTCGGCCCCACCGGCGTCCACGTCCACCTGCGCGGCCCCGCCAAGAGCGGCCCCCGGGACGTGGCCGTCATCGACCCCGAAGGCCTCTTCGACCACCTCAGCCAGGGCGCCTGA
- a CDS encoding Hsp70 family protein, whose translation MSTASILGIDFGTTNTSAAFFDKTGKLRVVPVTDKSFTLPSVVWFHAADKSIVGHAARRQIIDDPRHTVFGAKRFLGRRFQSEYVTQHKDKYAFELMEAPDGYTAVKMYGKMTSLTEVAHLIIRQMLTLANHAAGEPFRECVLTVPAHASIRQREAVRQAAEQTGLQVRAIVNEPTAAALYYANLRNPEQTVMVFDLGGGTFDATLLAVQNKVVKVLATGGDAFLGGANFDERIVEMLVQDFQQKHGIDLRGNKVVMQRLVFAAESAKMSLSQRDATVLRVPCIAQKDGGFIDFDYTLTRKQLEEMVFQLVERSASACDDVLERAKLKADQIDELVMVGGQTRMPVIRQRFSHFKRLSSEKEVHPELGVAVGAAILGRNLARGITGLADVVPMPISIMVPGGAQHEVIPANTPVPATKSITLELPLIPGPISVALFESLDTTTVDRELLGTVRIDLDWRTTHKGPTTLELRMGQDFVLNAALVAPQGARHPLPITDLRAPKRTAS comes from the coding sequence ATGAGCACGGCCTCCATCCTCGGCATCGACTTCGGGACCACCAACACCTCGGCGGCCTTCTTCGACAAGACGGGCAAGCTTCGCGTCGTGCCCGTGACGGACAAGAGCTTCACCCTGCCCTCGGTGGTGTGGTTCCACGCGGCGGACAAGTCCATCGTCGGCCACGCCGCGCGGCGGCAAATCATCGACGACCCGCGCCACACCGTCTTCGGCGCGAAGCGCTTCCTCGGGCGCCGCTTCCAGTCCGAGTACGTCACCCAGCACAAGGACAAGTACGCCTTCGAGCTGATGGAGGCCCCGGACGGCTACACCGCCGTGAAGATGTACGGGAAGATGACCTCCCTCACGGAGGTCGCCCACCTCATCATCCGGCAGATGCTCACCCTGGCGAACCACGCCGCCGGAGAGCCCTTCCGCGAGTGCGTCCTCACCGTGCCCGCCCACGCCAGCATCCGCCAGCGCGAGGCGGTGCGGCAGGCCGCGGAGCAGACCGGCCTCCAGGTGCGCGCCATCGTCAACGAGCCCACCGCCGCCGCGCTCTACTACGCCAACCTGCGCAACCCCGAGCAGACCGTCATGGTGTTCGACCTGGGCGGCGGCACCTTCGACGCCACCCTGCTCGCCGTGCAGAACAAGGTGGTGAAGGTGCTGGCCACCGGCGGCGACGCCTTCCTGGGCGGCGCCAACTTCGACGAGCGAATCGTCGAGATGCTGGTGCAGGACTTCCAGCAGAAGCACGGCATCGACCTGCGCGGCAACAAGGTCGTCATGCAGCGGCTCGTCTTCGCCGCCGAGTCCGCGAAGATGTCCCTGAGCCAGCGCGACGCGACGGTGCTCCGCGTGCCCTGCATCGCCCAGAAGGACGGCGGCTTCATCGACTTCGACTACACCCTCACCCGCAAGCAACTGGAGGAGATGGTGTTCCAGCTCGTCGAGCGCTCCGCCTCCGCGTGCGACGACGTGCTGGAGCGCGCGAAGCTGAAGGCGGACCAGATTGACGAGCTGGTCATGGTGGGCGGCCAGACGCGCATGCCCGTCATCCGCCAGCGCTTCTCCCACTTCAAGCGCCTGTCCTCCGAGAAGGAGGTCCACCCGGAGCTGGGCGTGGCCGTGGGCGCCGCCATCCTCGGGCGCAACCTGGCGCGCGGAATCACCGGCCTGGCGGACGTGGTGCCCATGCCCATCAGCATCATGGTGCCCGGCGGCGCCCAGCACGAGGTCATCCCCGCCAACACCCCCGTGCCCGCCACGAAGTCCATCACCCTGGAGCTGCCCCTCATCCCCGGCCCCATCTCCGTGGCCCTCTTCGAGTCGCTCGACACCACCACCGTGGACCGCGAGCTGCTGGGCACCGTCCGCATCGACCTGGACTGGCGCACCACCCACAAGGGGCCCACCACCCTGGAGCTGCGCATGGGCCAGGACTTCGTCCTCAACGCCGCCCTCGTCGCCCCCCAGGGCGCCCGCCACCCGCTCCCCATCACCGACCTCCGCGCGCCCAAGCGCACCGCCTCGTAG
- a CDS encoding AzlD domain-containing protein — translation MTLLTILVLAAGTYAFRLAGPLLSQRIQISTRVQRLLTLSAIALLSALVATATLTSNGGFTGWARTAGVAVGALVAWWRLPFVVVVVAAAGTAAVLRMLGVS, via the coding sequence ATGACGCTGCTGACCATCCTGGTGCTCGCCGCCGGCACATACGCCTTCCGGCTGGCGGGTCCGCTGCTCAGTCAGCGCATTCAGATATCCACGCGAGTGCAGCGACTGTTGACGCTGTCGGCGATTGCCCTGCTCTCCGCGCTGGTGGCCACGGCGACGCTGACCTCGAATGGCGGCTTCACGGGCTGGGCCCGGACGGCGGGCGTGGCCGTGGGGGCGCTGGTGGCCTGGTGGCGGCTGCCCTTCGTCGTGGTGGTGGTCGCCGCGGCCGGGACGGCGGCGGTGCTGCGCATGCTTGGCGTTTCGTAG
- a CDS encoding protein CrdC, whose translation MLLCHAGPHRLAFHAHEVASISTAVGQAAASARRAFQVPDGATRVLVSATGGAVGVDTLEIEAEPHPLLPAPPVAVVASGGSLQGFVLVQGKLWPLVGLVDFERFLRGLVEAT comes from the coding sequence ATGCTCCTGTGTCATGCGGGGCCGCACCGCCTCGCCTTCCACGCGCACGAGGTGGCCTCCATCTCCACGGCGGTGGGGCAGGCCGCGGCGTCCGCCCGGCGGGCCTTCCAGGTCCCTGACGGCGCCACCCGCGTGCTGGTGTCCGCGACGGGCGGGGCGGTGGGCGTGGACACGCTGGAGATTGAAGCCGAGCCGCACCCGCTCCTGCCCGCGCCGCCGGTGGCCGTGGTCGCCTCGGGCGGCAGCCTCCAGGGCTTCGTCCTGGTGCAGGGCAAGCTGTGGCCGCTGGTGGGGTTGGTGGACTTCGAGCGCTTCCTGCGCGGACTCGTGGAGGCGACATGA